The Curtobacterium herbarum genome contains the following window.
ACCGGGGTGCACGCTGCGACCTCGGCAGCACAGAACGCCTCGCACCGGTTCCAGTCCGAGGTCGTCCCCGGCCTCATCTCCACCGCTGGCTCCGTGCTCAGCGTCGGGGACCTGGCGAAGGACCCCCGCGTGCAGAAGATCGTGAAGGAAGCACAGAAGCGCAGCAAGACCGCGCGCAAGGCTGCCGGCAAGTACGTGCCGGCCGTCGCACCGAAGAAGGGCATCGGTTTCGGTGGGGTCGCCCTCATCATCGTCGGTGTCGTCGCGGTCGCCGGTGCTGCCTACGCCGCGTACCAGACGCTCCGCGCCGACGACGACCTCTGGGTCGCCGATGACGCGGACAACGCGGGCAAGCCCGCCGCCTGATCTCCTGGTTCGCTCGAAGGGCCCCGGCACGCTGCCGGGGCCCTTCGTCGTTCCCCGGCGGTGTGGCCTTCGCGTCCGCCCTCGACGTCGCACGACACGCCGCCACCCTTCCGCCGAGTAGCTCGGCCGCAGCCAGCAGGCCGACCGGTCAGGACACCCCGCAGCACTCCCGCCCACCGGTCACGAACTGTCGCCTGGAGGCCCGCCAAGCGACGCTTCGTGACCACTCGCCCGCAAACCCCGGGCATGCCGGCAGCCCGACCGCTCAGCAGCCCGACCGGTCAGGACACCCCGCAGCACTCCCGCCCACCGGTCACCAACCGTCGCCTGGAGGCCCACCAACCGACGCTTCGTGACCACTCGCCCGCAAACCCCGGGCATGCCGGCAGCCCGACCGCTCAGCAGCCCGACCGGTCAGGACACCCCGCAGCACTCCCGCCCACCGGTCACCAACCGTCGCCTGGAGGCCCACCAACCGACGCTTCATGACCACTCGCCCGCAAACCCCGGGCACGCCGGCAGCCCGACCGGTCAGCAACCCGACCGGTCAGAACACCCCGCAGCACTCCCGCCCACCGGTCACGAACCGTCGCCTGGAGGCCCACCAACCGACGCTTCGTGACCACTCGCCCGCAAACCCCGGGCATGCCGGCAGCCCGACCGCTCAGCAGCCCGACCGGTCAGGACACCCCGCAGGACTCCCGCCCACCGGTCACGAACCGTCGCCTGGAGGCCCACCAACCGACGCTTCGTGACCACTCGCCCGCAAACCCCGGGCATGCCGGCAGCCCGACCGGTCAGCAACCCGACCGGTCAGAACACCCCGCAGGACTCCCGCCCACCGGTCACGAACCGTCGCCTGGAGGCCCGCCAACCGACGCTTCATGACCACTCGCCCGCAGACCCCGGGCATGCCCCCGGCAGGGCGATCCCGCGACTTGGCCAACCCAGACCGGAACACGGAACCCCGAACCCGAGCACCGGGATCGACGGCGAACGCCGACGCACCGGACGCCTGCACGCACGACGCCCGCGCCGCAGGGGCGGCGGCGCGAGTAGGCACGACGACCGAGAACGGCGAAGCGAGGAACGAGCGGAGCAGAGCTCACGCGGAGGGAGTGGAGCCTAGGAGATTCGAACTCCTGACATCTGCCTTGCAAAGGCAGCGCTCTACCAACTGAGCTAAGGCCCCGGAGCGACCGGATCGGCCGCGACGCCGAGACTTCCGACGCGGGAGTTGAGTTGTGGTGGGGCTACAAGGACTTGAACCTTGGACCTCTTCGTTATCAGCGAAGCGCTCTAACCGCCTGAGCTATAGCCCCTCAGACCGGATGAAAGCCTACCCCACGATCGCGCCGGAGCGAAATCGAGCGGGTCGGCCCACCCGGACCAAGTCAGTTGTTGGTGAAGCCCACGAGCACGCCGCCCGTGATCCGCACGCTGAGGTTGTACAGGACGCTGACGATGGCGCCCAGCACGGTCCCGACGACCACGTTGAGGATGCCGACGACGATCGAGAACCCGAGGACCTGGCCCAGCGAGAACTGGTCCATGATCGAGTAACTGTTCTGACCGGTGACGTCCTTCAACAGGCTGTCGATCTGGTCGAAGACGCCGGTCTGGTTGAGGATGACCCACACCAGCGCCGTGGCGACGACGATCACGATCGAGCCGGCCAGGGCGATGAGGAAGGACAGCTTCACCATCGACCAGAAGTCGACGTAGACCAGGCGGAGTCGGACCTGACGAGTCCCGACGGGCCGCTTCGCCTTCCGCTGGAGCTTCTCGGCGACACTACTCATTGCTTGACTCGTCCTCTCCGGCCTCGACAGGCGCGGCGTCGGTGGGCAGTGCGTCGGTGGAGACTTCCTCCACGAGCTCTGCGTCGGCGGCGTCGGCGACCGCTTCGTCCGGGCTGACGGTCTCGACCGGGCCCGCGGGCTCGATCTCGGCGTCCTCCTGGTCGTCCAGGTTCCGCTCACTGTTCCGGGCCACAGCGATGATCCGGTCGTTCTCCGCGAACCTCGCGAAGACGACCCCCATCGTGTCCCGGCCCTTGGCTGGGACCTCGGCCACGGCAGACCTTACCACCTTGCCCGATTGCAGCACGACGAGCACCTCGTCGTCCTCGCCGACGATGAGGGCACCCACGAGGTCGCCCCGGTCGGCGGCCAGACGGGCCACCTTGATGCCGAGACCACCGCGACCCTGGATGCGGTACTGGTCGACCGAGGTGCGCTTGGCGTAGCCGCCCTCGGTCATGACCCAGACGAACCCGTCGTCCGCGACGACCGACGCCGACAGCAGGGTGTCGTCCCCGCGGAACGACATGCCCTTCACTCCGGAGGTCGAGCGACCCATCGGACGGAGCGTGTCGTTCGTGGCGGTGAAGCGCAGCGACATGCCGTGGCGCGAGACCAGGAGCAGGTCGTCGTGCTCGTCGACGAGCAGCGCCGACCGGAGCTTGTCGCCCTCGCGCAGGTTGATCGCGATGATGCCACCGGTGCGGTTCGTGTCGTACTCGGTGAGCGCGGTCTTCTTCACCAGGCCCTGCTCGGTGGCGAGCACCAGGTACTGCGCCGCCTCGTAGTCGCGGATGTCGAGGACCTGCTGGATCTTCTCATCCGGCTGCATGGCCAGGAGGTTCGCCGAGTGCTGGCCCTTGGCGTCACGTCCGGCTTCCTGCAGCTCGTACGCCTTGGCCCGGTAGACGCGGCCCTGGTCGGTGAGGAACAGCAGCCAGTGGTGCGTCGTGGTGACGAAGAAGTGGTCCACGACGTCGTCCGCGCGGAGCTGTGCCCCGCGGACACCTCGGCCGCCCCGGTGCTGCGAGCGGTACTGGTCGCTGCGGGTGCGCTTGACGTAGCCACCGCGGGTGATGGTGACGACGACCTCTTCCTCGGGGATGAGGTCTTCCATGCTCATGTCGCCGTCGAAGCCGAGCATGATCTCGGTGCGGCGGTCGTCCCCGAAGCGGTCGACGATCTCGGTGAGCTCGTCGATGATGATGGTGCGCTGGCGCTCCGGGCGGGCGAGGATGTCCTCGAAGTCGGCGATCTTCAGCTCGAGGGCCTCGGCCTCCTCGTGGATCTTCTGGCGCTCGAGGGCGGCCAGACGACGCAGCTGGAGTTCGAGGATCGCACGCGCCTGGATCTCGTCGACCGAGAGCAGCTCCATCAGGCCGTTGCGGGCTTCTTCGACGTCGGGCGAGCGGCGGATGAGCGCGATGACCTCGTCGAGGGCGTCGAGGGCGGCCAGGTAACCGCGCAGGATGTGCGCACGCTTCTCGGCTTCACGCAGTCGGAACTGGGTCCGGCGGACGATGACCTCGACCTGGTGGTCGACCCACGCGCTGATGAACCCGTCGAGCGCCAGGGTGCGGGGCACCCCGTCGACGATCGCGAGCATGTTCGCGCCGAAGTTCTCCTGCAGCTGCGTGTGCTTGTACAGGTTGTTGAGCACGACCTTGGCGACCGCGTCGCGCTTCAGCACGATGACCAAGCGCTGCCCGGTCCGGCCCGAGGTCTCGTCACGGATGTCGGCGACGCCGGCGAGACGGCCGTCCTTGACGAGCTCGGCGATCTTGATCGCCAGGTTGTCCGGGTTGACCTGGTACGGCAGTTCGGTGACGACCAGGCAGGTCCGGCCCTGGATCTCCTCGACGCTGACGACGGCACGCATCGTGATCGAGCCGCGGCCGGTCCGGTAGGCGTCGACGATCCCGCGGGTGCCGAGGATCTGCGCGCCGGTCGGGAAGTCCGGGCCCTTGATGCGCTGCATGAGCGCTTCGAGGAGCTCTTCACGCGTCGCGTCGGGGTGCTCGAGCGCCCAGACCGCACCGGAAGCGACCTCGCGGAGGTTGTGCGGCGGGATGTTCGTCGCCATGCCGACCGCGATGCCGACGGAGCCGTTGACGAGCAGGTTCGGGAAGCGGGCCGGCAGGATCGACGGCTCCTGGGTGCGACCGTCGTAGTTGTCCTGGAAGTCGACGGTCTCTTCCTCGATGTCCCGCACCATCTCGAGGGCGAGCGGGGCCATCTTGGTCTCGGTGTACCGCGGGGCCGCGGCGCCGTCGTTGCCCGGGGAGCCGAAGTTGCCCTGCCCGAGGGCGAGCGGGTACCGGAGCGACCACGGCTGCACGAGCCGGACGAGTGCGTCGTAGATCGCGCTGTCACCGTGGGGGTGGAACTGTCCCATCACGTCGCCGACCACGCGCGAGCACTTCGAGAATGCCCGGTCCGGACGGTAGCCACCGTCGTACATCGCGTAGATCACGCGGCGGTGCACCGGCTTGAGGCCGTCGCGGACCTCCGGCAGGGCACGACCGACGATGACGGACATCGCGTAGTCGAGGTACGAGCGCTGCATCTCGAGCTGCAGGTCGACCTGCGAGATGCGGTCACCGGAGACGACGATGTCCCCACTGTCGCCGTGCACGATCTCGGGCTCGTCGGCGCCGTTCTCGTTGTCGTCAGCCATGTGCTTGCGTTGCCTTCCTTGACAGCCTGGAGGCTCGTCGTCCGTTGGTCGCGCCGGGCGCGACCACGAGGGGTCGGGTCGGGTCGACGCGGCTCACGCCGCGCCTCCCGGCCTAGATGTCCAAGAAGCGGACGTCCTTCGCGTTCTGCTGGATGAACTGGCGACGGGCGTCGACGTCCTCACCCATGAGCGTGGCGAACACGCTGTCCACCGCGGCGGCGTCCTCGAGCGTGACCTGCAGGAGCGTCCGGGTGTCCGGGTTCATCGTGGTGTCCCACAGCTCCTTGTAGTCCATCTCGCCGAGGCCCTTGTAGCGCTGGATCCCGTTGTCCTTCGGGATGCGCTTGCCGGCGGCGATGCCCGACTGCAGCATCGCGTCGCGCTCTCGGTCGCTGAACACGTACTGGTCCGCCGCGTTCGACCACTTCAGGCGGTACAGCGGCGGCTGCGCGAGGTACACGTAGCCGCGCTCGATCAGCGGACGCATGTAGCGGAACAGCAGCGTGAGCAGCAGTGTGGTGATGTGCTGGCCGTCGACGTCGGCATCGGCCATCAGCACGATCTTGTGGTACCGGGCCTTGTCCGGGTCGAAGTCCTCACCGATGCCGGCGCCGAACGCCGTGATCATCGACTGGATCTCCTGGTTGGCGAGGGCACGGTCGAGCCGGGCCTTCTCGACGTTCAGGATCTTGCCGCGCAACGGCAGGATCGCCTGCGTCATCGGGTTGCGGCCCTGCACGGCGGAACCGCCGGCGGAGTCGCCCTCGACCATGAAGATCTCCGACAGGGTCGGGTCCTTCGACTGGCAGTCCTTGAGCTTGCCGGGCATGCCGCCCGACTCGAGCAGCCCCTTGCGTCGCGTGGTCTCGCGCGCCTTGCGGGCGGCGAGGCGGGCCTGGGAGGCCTGGATCGCCTTGCGCACGACGTCGCGCGCCTGCGTCGGGTTGCTCTCGAACCAGTGCGTCAACTCGGCACCGACGACGCGCTGCACGAAGCCCTTGGCCTCGGTGTTGCCGAGCTTGGTCTTCGTCTGGCCCTCGAACTGCGGTTCGCCGAGCTTG
Protein-coding sequences here:
- a CDS encoding DUF3566 domain-containing protein, giving the protein MSSVAEKLQRKAKRPVGTRQVRLRLVYVDFWSMVKLSFLIALAGSIVIVVATALVWVILNQTGVFDQIDSLLKDVTGQNSYSIMDQFSLGQVLGFSIVVGILNVVVGTVLGAIVSVLYNLSVRITGGVLVGFTNN
- the gyrA gene encoding DNA gyrase subunit A yields the protein MADDNENGADEPEIVHGDSGDIVVSGDRISQVDLQLEMQRSYLDYAMSVIVGRALPEVRDGLKPVHRRVIYAMYDGGYRPDRAFSKCSRVVGDVMGQFHPHGDSAIYDALVRLVQPWSLRYPLALGQGNFGSPGNDGAAAPRYTETKMAPLALEMVRDIEEETVDFQDNYDGRTQEPSILPARFPNLLVNGSVGIAVGMATNIPPHNLREVASGAVWALEHPDATREELLEALMQRIKGPDFPTGAQILGTRGIVDAYRTGRGSITMRAVVSVEEIQGRTCLVVTELPYQVNPDNLAIKIAELVKDGRLAGVADIRDETSGRTGQRLVIVLKRDAVAKVVLNNLYKHTQLQENFGANMLAIVDGVPRTLALDGFISAWVDHQVEVIVRRTQFRLREAEKRAHILRGYLAALDALDEVIALIRRSPDVEEARNGLMELLSVDEIQARAILELQLRRLAALERQKIHEEAEALELKIADFEDILARPERQRTIIIDELTEIVDRFGDDRRTEIMLGFDGDMSMEDLIPEEEVVVTITRGGYVKRTRSDQYRSQHRGGRGVRGAQLRADDVVDHFFVTTTHHWLLFLTDQGRVYRAKAYELQEAGRDAKGQHSANLLAMQPDEKIQQVLDIRDYEAAQYLVLATEQGLVKKTALTEYDTNRTGGIIAINLREGDKLRSALLVDEHDDLLLVSRHGMSLRFTATNDTLRPMGRSTSGVKGMSFRGDDTLLSASVVADDGFVWVMTEGGYAKRTSVDQYRIQGRGGLGIKVARLAADRGDLVGALIVGEDDEVLVVLQSGKVVRSAVAEVPAKGRDTMGVVFARFAENDRIIAVARNSERNLDDQEDAEIEPAGPVETVSPDEAVADAADAELVEEVSTDALPTDAAPVEAGEDESSNE